Proteins encoded in a region of the Saccharothrix ecbatanensis genome:
- a CDS encoding S66 peptidase family protein: protein MTGSALPRLLRPRALRPGDLVVIASLSGPLHAAYEPDLKQAVVVLERMGFRVRRAPLLEAGRHHWWSAARPAEIAEEFNGLLRDPEVRAIIAHDGGQTALGYLDLIDVEAITADPKPILGYSDISLLHLVLYARTGLVGFHADLATPGLGGHWQAAPAARQAVLEQLYSRLLTDDEPIGALPATPSWECWRAGRTEGRLIGGVINRIVLTQATRFALPLEWFDGAVLFWEEMGGQASYVWSYLQVLRHSGILDRISGMVVGIPHAIDGLGTPDSSPTLPEIVLDVLGDRDIPVLGNVEIGHAGPNLPLPVGIRVALDSQQEQRSLSLLEPAVCRSR from the coding sequence GTGACCGGCTCCGCACTGCCTCGACTGCTTCGACCTCGAGCCCTGAGGCCCGGCGATCTCGTCGTTATCGCATCGCTGTCCGGGCCGCTCCATGCCGCTTACGAACCCGACCTCAAGCAGGCGGTGGTCGTGCTCGAACGGATGGGATTCCGCGTTCGGCGGGCACCGCTTCTCGAAGCCGGCCGGCACCATTGGTGGAGCGCGGCTCGACCTGCGGAGATCGCCGAGGAGTTCAACGGACTGCTGCGTGACCCCGAGGTGCGCGCCATCATTGCGCACGACGGCGGCCAGACGGCGCTCGGCTACCTCGACCTGATCGACGTCGAGGCGATCACCGCCGACCCCAAGCCGATCCTCGGCTACAGCGACATCTCACTGCTGCACCTGGTCCTCTACGCGCGCACGGGCCTGGTCGGCTTCCATGCCGACTTGGCGACCCCTGGACTCGGCGGGCACTGGCAGGCTGCGCCCGCAGCGCGCCAGGCGGTGCTTGAGCAGCTCTACTCGAGGCTGCTGACCGACGACGAGCCGATCGGTGCGCTGCCGGCCACCCCGTCGTGGGAGTGCTGGCGTGCCGGCCGCACCGAAGGCCGACTTATCGGCGGGGTGATCAATCGCATCGTGCTGACACAGGCGACGCGTTTCGCGCTGCCGCTCGAATGGTTCGACGGCGCGGTGCTGTTCTGGGAGGAGATGGGCGGCCAGGCATCGTATGTGTGGAGCTACCTACAGGTGCTGCGGCACTCCGGCATCCTCGATCGCATCTCCGGCATGGTCGTGGGCATCCCGCACGCGATCGACGGGCTCGGGACGCCTGACTCATCCCCGACGCTGCCCGAGATAGTCCTCGACGTCCTCGGCGACCGCGACATCCCGGTCCTGGGCAACGTCGAGATCGGCCATGCCGGCCCGAATCTGCCGCTGCCGGTCGGCATCCGCGTCGCCCTCGATTCGCAGCAGGAGCAGAGGAGTTTGTCGCTGCTCGAACCGGCGGTATGCCGTTCGCGGTGA
- a CDS encoding allene oxide cyclase barrel-like domain-containing protein, with the protein MQVHPWLVLALAGGLLGADQVSSAETTVEVVSKRTLMSAPAAPTVGGGFVVGGDLFTPDGATRVGDGFSHCGVVSVSVEVPPVVTAHCTSTFRLKDGEVHLSSMRTYKSIASGFNDMTMAVVGGTGAYANARGEAKATRANGSGVGYKFVITLAD; encoded by the coding sequence GTGCAGGTCCACCCATGGCTGGTTCTCGCGCTCGCAGGCGGTCTTCTGGGCGCCGACCAGGTCAGTTCCGCCGAGACGACGGTGGAGGTCGTGTCGAAGCGGACGCTCATGTCCGCCCCCGCGGCGCCGACGGTCGGCGGCGGGTTCGTCGTCGGTGGCGACCTCTTCACCCCCGACGGCGCGACCCGCGTCGGTGACGGCTTCTCCCATTGCGGCGTCGTGTCGGTTTCGGTCGAGGTGCCGCCCGTGGTGACGGCGCACTGCACGTCGACGTTCCGGCTCAAGGACGGGGAGGTCCACCTCTCCAGCATGCGCACGTACAAGTCGATCGCGTCGGGCTTCAACGACATGACCATGGCGGTCGTGGGCGGCACCGGTGCGTACGCCAACGCCCGGGGTGAGGCCAAGGCGACGCGGGCGAACGGGTCGGGCGTGGGCTACAAGTTCGTCATCACCCTGGCCGACTGA
- a CDS encoding ABC transporter substrate-binding protein, with translation MPRPVIGVVLATTGRLASLGAPLEFVARALPWPADVLLRDSGSTPEGARAATRSLVEAGVRVVVTLGGTTTLPAVVDACAEHEVPCVSTTLPWQVFAAARSRSGWSRSGWSSPGWAFHFCWGLDDIASVFADLWEHLGPARTVGCVWNDGPQGSALRRWFRPVAVARGHDLIDLPYRESSGVVPEFGDVEFGDVEFR, from the coding sequence GTGCCGCGTCCCGTGATCGGAGTCGTCCTCGCGACGACCGGAAGGCTGGCGTCGCTCGGCGCGCCGCTGGAGTTCGTCGCCCGCGCCCTGCCCTGGCCCGCCGACGTGCTGCTGCGGGACAGCGGTTCGACGCCGGAGGGCGCCCGTGCGGCGACCCGGTCGCTGGTGGAGGCCGGTGTGCGGGTGGTGGTGACGTTGGGCGGCACGACGACGTTGCCGGCGGTGGTGGACGCGTGTGCCGAGCACGAGGTGCCGTGTGTGTCCACGACGTTGCCGTGGCAGGTGTTCGCCGCCGCCCGTTCGCGTTCGGGCTGGTCGCGTTCGGGCTGGTCGAGTCCGGGTTGGGCGTTCCACTTCTGCTGGGGGTTGGACGACATCGCGTCCGTGTTCGCGGACTTGTGGGAGCACCTGGGTCCGGCGCGGACGGTCGGCTGCGTGTGGAACGACGGGCCGCAGGGGAGCGCGTTGCGGCGGTGGTTCCGGCCCGTCGCCGTCGCGCGCGGGCACGACCTGATCGACCTGCCATACCGGGAGTCGAGCGGCGTGGTGCCCGAGTTCGGTGACGTGGAGTTCGGTGACGTGGAGTTTCGGTGA
- a CDS encoding cellulase family glycosylhydrolase → MADMRGKLRRIRWRVGLLAGGMVSLLASVGLVAVTDAQAAAGCKVAYSVPSQWQGGFSGNVNITNLGDPINGWRLTWAFPSGQQVTQAWNASVTASGAQVTATNVSYNSNIGTNGTVSFGFNGSWTGTNTAPTSFALNGVTCTGGTTTTTSTTTTTTTTTTTTTTPPVGDAMAQVAAMQPGWNLGNSLDAVGSDETAWGNPRITEALLDNVRAQGFKSIRIPVTWSAHQGPAPGYTIDAAYMNRVKEVVDWALADGFYVMINIHHDSWQWINAMPTDRTNVLARYNALWTQLATKFRDSSTKLILESVNEPQFANSSGDAQNAQLLHELNTSFHGIVRRSGGNNASRLLVLPTLHTSSEQARVDELTTTINSLNDRNLIATVHFYGYWPFSVNVAGGTRFDAAVQKDLTDSFDRVHAAFVARGIPVIIGEYGLLGFDRHTGTIQQGEKLKFFEFFGHYARSKQLTTQLWDNGQHLGRTSFQWSDPELFAQIKSSWTTRSGTASSDQVFSARASAITNKALTLNLNGTSFVGLRHGTTDLVRGTDYTVSGDQLTITASAITRLSGSRAYGTNATLSARFSAGVPWRINLVTYDTPVLQNANGTTAAFAIPTTFRGDQLATMEAKYADGSNAGPHNWTSYKEFDQAFAPDYTANTTVLKPAFFADVNDGAKVTLTFHYWSGAKVTYYVTKSGSSVTGSLT, encoded by the coding sequence ATGGCCGATATGCGCGGCAAGCTGAGAAGAATTCGGTGGCGGGTTGGCCTGCTGGCGGGCGGAATGGTCTCGTTGCTCGCGAGCGTGGGGTTGGTCGCGGTGACCGACGCCCAGGCGGCGGCGGGCTGCAAGGTGGCCTACTCGGTCCCCAGCCAGTGGCAGGGCGGCTTCAGCGGCAACGTCAACATCACCAACCTCGGCGACCCGATCAACGGGTGGCGGCTCACGTGGGCCTTCCCGTCCGGCCAGCAGGTCACCCAGGCGTGGAACGCCTCGGTCACCGCGTCGGGCGCGCAGGTCACCGCGACGAACGTCAGCTACAACTCGAACATCGGCACGAACGGCACGGTGTCGTTCGGCTTCAACGGCTCGTGGACGGGCACGAACACCGCTCCGACCTCGTTCGCGCTCAACGGCGTCACGTGCACCGGTGGCACGACTACCACCACCAGCACCACGACAACGACGACCACCACGACGACTACCACCACCACCCCGCCGGTCGGCGACGCGATGGCCCAGGTCGCCGCGATGCAGCCCGGCTGGAACCTCGGCAACTCGCTGGACGCCGTCGGCAGCGACGAGACCGCGTGGGGCAACCCCCGGATCACCGAGGCACTGCTCGACAACGTCCGCGCGCAGGGGTTCAAGAGCATCCGCATCCCGGTGACGTGGAGCGCGCACCAGGGACCGGCCCCCGGCTACACCATCGACGCGGCGTACATGAACCGCGTGAAGGAGGTGGTCGACTGGGCGCTGGCGGACGGCTTCTACGTGATGATCAACATCCACCACGACTCGTGGCAGTGGATCAACGCGATGCCGACCGACCGGACGAACGTGCTGGCCCGCTACAACGCGCTGTGGACCCAGCTGGCCACCAAGTTCCGCGACTCCTCGACCAAGCTGATCCTGGAGAGCGTGAACGAGCCGCAGTTCGCCAACAGCTCCGGTGACGCGCAGAACGCGCAGCTGCTGCACGAGCTGAACACGTCGTTCCACGGCATCGTGCGCCGGTCCGGCGGCAACAACGCCAGCCGACTGCTGGTGCTGCCGACCCTGCACACGTCGTCCGAGCAGGCCCGGGTGGACGAGTTGACGACCACCATCAACTCGCTCAACGACCGCAACCTCATCGCGACCGTGCACTTCTACGGCTACTGGCCGTTCAGCGTGAACGTCGCCGGCGGCACGCGGTTCGACGCCGCCGTGCAGAAGGACCTGACCGACTCGTTCGACCGCGTGCACGCCGCGTTCGTCGCGCGCGGGATCCCGGTCATCATCGGCGAGTACGGCCTGCTGGGCTTCGACCGGCACACCGGCACCATCCAGCAGGGCGAGAAGCTGAAGTTCTTCGAGTTCTTCGGCCACTACGCCCGCAGCAAGCAGCTCACCACCCAGTTGTGGGACAACGGCCAGCACCTCGGCCGCACGTCGTTCCAGTGGAGCGACCCGGAGCTGTTCGCGCAGATCAAGTCGAGCTGGACCACGCGGTCGGGCACGGCGTCGTCGGACCAGGTGTTCAGCGCCCGCGCGTCGGCGATCACGAACAAGGCGTTGACGCTCAACCTGAACGGCACGTCGTTCGTGGGCTTGCGCCACGGCACCACGGATCTGGTGCGCGGCACGGACTACACGGTCTCGGGCGACCAGCTGACCATCACGGCCTCCGCGATCACCAGGTTGAGCGGCTCGCGGGCGTACGGGACGAACGCGACGCTGTCCGCCCGGTTCTCCGCGGGTGTGCCGTGGCGGATCAACCTGGTCACGTACGACACACCGGTGCTCCAGAACGCGAACGGGACGACGGCCGCGTTCGCCATCCCGACCACGTTCCGCGGTGACCAGTTGGCCACCATGGAGGCCAAGTACGCGGACGGCTCCAACGCCGGGCCGCACAACTGGACGTCGTACAAGGAGTTCGACCAGGCGTTCGCGCCGGACTACACCGCCAACACGACCGTCCTGAAGCCGGCGTTCTTCGCCGACGTGAACGACGGCGCGAAGGTGACGCTCACGTTCCACTACTGGAGCGGCGCGAAGGTGACGTACTACGTGACCAAGTCGGGCTCGTCGGTCACCGGCAGCCTGACCTGA
- a CDS encoding HEAT repeat domain-containing protein — MDLFTGLDDIDWNALEHAYGPAHEVPDLLRGLVSDDPAVRESALDSMYGGVHHQESIYDSTLASIPFLIRIAGQVELPGRADVVELLASIGNPEGDFEPGTLERQATDAVAEAFPLFLAALDDPYPAVRQAACEALTVCRAETDHVVDVLVERLRIETDAEARTAIVTALGTFGARAELPSLAVRLSELVADHTDPALRITALTELARFAPDALPDDVVAVASGLIAEVYAAGTPTPEPAGFSTPTLLGMLREQTEQRAAGRHAPDAFILLAGLNRALGDRVADRTALLLPLLESADWEQRIDAVNVASALVQGWRGDHERLVRLIGAQLHAPEPRVPAAAASALKDLYEVAAPAADALADSLTAAPREAPHTDTGPPAWLTLWSNGLPSTGPTLHALAVLRDPRAVEPVRWALERPEPPSDIGHVVRALGPPAADFLPLIRTRLRDLPVIEGYDSRRSSLVLALGSLGAAEAVPDILEFLPDTSALDALGALGPRAAEALPALRGLLNDPDQWVAIRAASALWRVDGDADVVLPVLLRHLDNTKAVEAIAELGQAAAPHVPALRALLEAPDDTGWRRLHVAEALWRTTGDADAVLPLLTTVWTVNARVRPAAARCLADMGPAAAPALPLLRDELARPRRHGASDTAWSSDQVRADEELVRLCRDALVAIGAE; from the coding sequence GTGGATCTCTTCACCGGGTTGGATGACATCGACTGGAACGCGCTGGAGCACGCCTACGGGCCGGCGCACGAGGTGCCGGATCTGTTGCGGGGTCTGGTGTCCGACGACCCGGCGGTGCGGGAGTCGGCATTGGACAGCATGTACGGCGGCGTGCACCACCAGGAGTCCATCTACGACAGCACGCTGGCCTCGATCCCGTTCCTGATCAGGATCGCCGGTCAGGTCGAGCTGCCGGGACGGGCCGACGTGGTGGAGCTGCTGGCGAGCATCGGCAACCCGGAAGGGGACTTCGAGCCGGGAACCCTGGAACGGCAGGCGACCGACGCCGTGGCCGAGGCGTTCCCGCTGTTCCTGGCCGCGTTGGACGACCCGTACCCGGCAGTGCGACAGGCCGCGTGCGAGGCCCTGACGGTGTGCCGTGCAGAGACCGACCACGTCGTGGACGTCCTGGTCGAGCGGCTGCGGATCGAAACCGACGCGGAGGCGCGGACCGCCATCGTGACGGCGCTCGGGACGTTCGGCGCCCGTGCGGAACTTCCGTCACTCGCGGTCCGGCTGTCGGAGTTGGTCGCCGACCACACCGACCCGGCACTGCGGATCACCGCGCTCACCGAGTTGGCACGCTTCGCCCCGGACGCCTTGCCGGACGACGTGGTCGCCGTCGCGTCGGGACTGATCGCCGAGGTCTACGCCGCCGGCACACCGACCCCGGAACCCGCCGGCTTCTCCACCCCGACCCTGTTGGGAATGCTGCGGGAACAGACCGAGCAGCGCGCGGCCGGTCGGCACGCGCCCGACGCGTTCATCCTGCTGGCAGGGCTGAACCGGGCACTCGGCGACCGGGTCGCGGACCGGACCGCCCTGCTCCTCCCACTGCTGGAATCCGCCGACTGGGAACAGCGGATCGACGCCGTCAACGTCGCCAGCGCACTGGTCCAGGGCTGGCGTGGCGACCACGAGCGGCTCGTCCGGCTGATCGGCGCCCAGCTCCACGCCCCGGAACCACGCGTCCCGGCAGCCGCCGCGTCCGCGTTGAAGGACCTCTACGAGGTTGCCGCCCCCGCAGCCGACGCGCTAGCCGACTCGCTCACCGCCGCACCGCGGGAAGCACCGCACACGGACACCGGGCCACCGGCATGGCTCACCCTGTGGTCGAACGGCCTGCCCAGCACCGGGCCGACCTTGCACGCCTTGGCCGTCCTGCGTGACCCAAGGGCGGTGGAGCCGGTCCGCTGGGCGCTCGAACGCCCTGAACCGCCGTCGGACATCGGGCACGTCGTCCGCGCGCTCGGGCCGCCGGCCGCCGACTTCCTGCCCCTGATCCGGACGCGGCTGCGTGATCTGCCGGTCATCGAGGGGTACGACTCCCGCCGCAGCAGCCTGGTCCTGGCGCTCGGGTCGTTGGGCGCGGCGGAAGCCGTGCCGGACATCCTGGAGTTCCTACCGGACACCTCCGCCCTGGACGCCCTCGGCGCACTCGGGCCGCGCGCCGCTGAAGCACTACCGGCGCTGCGCGGCCTTCTGAACGACCCGGACCAGTGGGTGGCGATCCGTGCGGCGTCGGCGTTGTGGCGCGTGGACGGCGACGCGGACGTCGTGCTGCCGGTCCTGTTGCGCCACCTGGACAACACCAAGGCCGTGGAGGCGATCGCGGAGTTGGGGCAGGCCGCTGCTCCGCACGTTCCCGCGCTGCGGGCGTTGCTCGAAGCCCCGGACGACACCGGATGGCGACGCCTGCACGTGGCCGAGGCGTTGTGGCGGACGACAGGTGACGCCGACGCCGTCCTCCCACTCCTGACCACGGTCTGGACCGTGAACGCGCGCGTCCGGCCCGCAGCCGCCCGCTGCCTCGCCGACATGGGGCCCGCCGCCGCACCGGCCCTCCCGTTGCTGCGGGACGAACTTGCACGCCCCCGGCGGCACGGGGCGAGTGACACCGCGTGGAGTAGCGACCAGGTGCGTGCCGATGAGGAGCTGGTGCGGTTGTGCCGGGACGCGCTGGTCGCCATCGGCGCGGAGTAG
- a CDS encoding glycoside hydrolase family 95 protein — translation MVTLWYDRPATDWEAETLPIGNGALGGSVFGTVAVERIQLNEKTLWTGGPGSAQGYDFGNWAGPRPDALSGVRGRIEREHRVDPDTVAAALGQERRGFGAYQPFGELRLTLTDPPAEITDYRRDLDLARAVASVSYLADGVRHTREYFASAADGVIVARLSADRPGRIGFTTSITAPDNRTRRTTASDGRSTFSGALHDNGLRFESQLQVLNQGGVRTDNADGSITVTDADSVVLVFAAGTDYAGDYPTYRGPDPHQRVTATVDAASAKGWTELLDAHQRDYRELFDRVRLDIGQQPVDVPTGELLRGYATAPAPDRRALEALYFQYGRYLLISSSRPGSLPANLQGVWNDSVSPPWSADYHTNINIQMNYWPAETTNLSETTAPLFSYVDELREPGAVTARQMHGSRGWVVNNEINPFGFSGVHDWATAFWFPEAGAWLAQHYYEHYLFTMDRRFLRDRAYPVMKELAQFWLDALAVDPRDGKLVVTPSFSPEHGDFSAGAAMSQQIVGQLFANVVASADVLGDHDFGAEVGKALDRLDPGARIGSWGQVQEWKEDWDDPTNEHRHVSHLFALFPGNGIGALKTPELAEAAKTSLTARGDGGTGWSKAWKINFWARLLDGDRAHRMLAEQLVDSTTANLWDTHPPFQIDGNFGATAGMAEMLLQSQDGVVHVLPALPGEWPTGSYTGLRARGDITVDVRWSGGAAREIALTTGQDGPVTVRGTLFREDFQVVDALTGQEVPVRVDGDAATFTGRAGHRYVMTASVASPGGSLHRVG, via the coding sequence ATGGTGACGTTGTGGTACGACCGGCCCGCCACCGACTGGGAAGCCGAGACGCTGCCCATCGGCAACGGCGCACTAGGCGGCAGTGTGTTCGGCACGGTCGCCGTCGAACGGATCCAGCTCAACGAGAAGACGCTGTGGACCGGCGGCCCCGGCTCGGCGCAGGGCTACGACTTCGGCAACTGGGCCGGCCCACGGCCGGACGCCTTGAGCGGCGTGCGGGGCCGGATCGAACGCGAACACCGCGTCGACCCCGACACCGTCGCGGCGGCGTTGGGCCAGGAGCGGCGCGGGTTCGGGGCCTACCAGCCGTTCGGGGAACTCCGCCTGACGCTGACCGACCCGCCCGCCGAGATCACCGACTACCGCCGTGACCTCGACCTGGCCCGCGCGGTCGCCTCGGTGTCGTACCTGGCCGACGGCGTCCGGCACACGAGGGAGTACTTCGCCAGTGCGGCCGACGGCGTGATCGTCGCCCGGCTGTCCGCCGACCGGCCCGGCCGCATCGGCTTCACCACGTCCATCACCGCCCCCGACAACCGCACCCGGCGGACCACGGCGAGCGACGGCCGTTCGACGTTCTCGGGCGCGTTGCACGACAACGGACTGCGGTTCGAGTCCCAACTTCAAGTCCTCAACCAGGGCGGCGTGCGGACCGACAACGCCGACGGCTCGATCACCGTCACGGACGCCGACAGCGTGGTGCTGGTCTTCGCGGCGGGCACCGACTACGCCGGGGACTACCCGACCTACCGCGGCCCCGACCCACACCAGCGGGTGACGGCGACCGTCGACGCGGCGTCCGCGAAGGGCTGGACCGAGCTGCTCGACGCCCACCAACGCGACTACCGCGAGCTGTTCGACCGCGTGCGCCTGGACATCGGGCAGCAGCCGGTGGACGTGCCGACCGGCGAACTCCTGCGCGGTTACGCCACCGCCCCGGCGCCGGACCGTCGCGCGCTGGAAGCCCTGTACTTCCAGTACGGGCGCTACCTGCTGATCTCCTCCTCCAGGCCCGGATCACTGCCCGCGAACCTTCAAGGCGTGTGGAACGACTCGGTGTCGCCGCCGTGGAGCGCGGACTACCACACCAACATCAACATCCAGATGAACTACTGGCCGGCCGAGACCACGAACCTGTCCGAGACGACCGCGCCGCTGTTCTCCTACGTGGACGAGCTGCGTGAACCCGGCGCCGTCACGGCCCGGCAGATGCACGGCAGCCGAGGGTGGGTCGTCAACAACGAGATCAACCCGTTCGGCTTCAGCGGTGTCCACGACTGGGCGACCGCGTTCTGGTTCCCCGAAGCCGGCGCGTGGCTCGCGCAGCACTACTACGAGCACTACCTGTTCACCATGGACCGCCGGTTCCTGCGCGACCGGGCGTACCCGGTGATGAAGGAGCTCGCGCAGTTCTGGCTGGACGCGCTGGCAGTCGACCCGCGTGACGGCAAGCTCGTCGTCACGCCCAGCTTCTCGCCCGAGCACGGCGACTTCTCGGCCGGCGCGGCGATGTCGCAGCAGATCGTCGGTCAGCTGTTCGCCAACGTCGTCGCGTCCGCCGACGTCCTGGGCGACCACGACTTCGGCGCCGAGGTGGGCAAGGCGCTCGACCGGCTCGACCCCGGCGCCCGGATCGGGTCGTGGGGCCAGGTGCAGGAGTGGAAGGAGGACTGGGACGACCCGACGAACGAGCACCGACACGTGTCGCACCTCTTCGCCCTGTTCCCCGGCAACGGGATCGGCGCGCTGAAGACACCGGAACTCGCCGAAGCCGCCAAAACCTCCCTGACCGCACGCGGTGACGGCGGCACCGGGTGGAGCAAGGCGTGGAAAATCAACTTCTGGGCCCGGCTGCTCGACGGCGACCGCGCGCACAGGATGCTGGCGGAACAACTGGTCGACAGCACCACCGCGAACCTCTGGGACACCCATCCGCCGTTCCAGATCGACGGCAACTTCGGCGCGACCGCCGGCATGGCGGAAATGCTGCTGCAAAGCCAGGACGGCGTCGTCCACGTCCTGCCCGCGCTGCCCGGAGAGTGGCCGACCGGCTCGTACACCGGGCTGCGTGCCCGTGGTGACATCACGGTCGACGTCCGGTGGTCCGGCGGCGCGGCGCGCGAGATCGCACTGACCACCGGCCAGGACGGCCCGGTCACGGTTCGCGGCACGCTGTTCCGCGAGGACTTCCAGGTGGTCGACGCCTTGACGGGACAGGAGGTTCCGGTGCGGGTGGACGGCGACGCGGCCACGTTCACCGGGCGGGCCGGACACCGCTACGTGATGACGGCATCGGTAGCCTCACCCGGTGGATCTCTTCACCGGGTTGGATGA
- a CDS encoding cholesterol oxidase substrate-binding domain-containing protein, which yields MSQLGDSLSRRRFLGASTLAWLPVPTPGESAGDQPPDFPPGIDLYRQAYENWAGEIRTDELWTCVPRTPADVVLLANWAHGHGFTLRAKGFRHGWAPLTVTPGTTGADRVVLVDTTRHLKAMAILPGAVRTQTGASMDDLLAFLEDAGLGVANTPAPGDLTIGGVLAINGHGTSIPAIGETRTPGHTYGSLSNMIISLTAVVWDAGEYRLRTFHRDEPDCAALLTHVGRAFLTEVTLRVGANQNLRCVSRIDIPTSELFAPPGSGATRTFASFLDRAGRIEAIWFAYTDRPWLKVWSVSPNRPLTSRPVAAPYNYPFSDNVPKPVSDLADQLINGAWFLTPTFGRLQYTAAVTGLTATLTTDLWGPSKNLMLYVKPTTLRETANGYAVLTSRAEVQRVVSDFAAFYEQLLTSYGERGLFPVTGQVEIRVGGLDDPSHVGVPGAQPPALSAVRPREDHLEWDVAVWFDVLTFPTAPGAAAFYRELEQFFFTRYTGAYAATRAEWSKGWAYTTEAAWADHTMLTSTVPDSYRQGPNPTWDAALAALNAYDPHRVFSNPFLDVLLP from the coding sequence ATGAGCCAGCTCGGCGATTCCCTGTCCCGACGCCGTTTTCTCGGCGCTTCCACGTTGGCGTGGTTACCCGTCCCGACACCCGGGGAGTCCGCCGGTGATCAGCCGCCGGACTTCCCGCCGGGCATCGACCTGTACCGGCAGGCGTACGAGAACTGGGCGGGGGAGATCCGGACCGACGAACTGTGGACGTGCGTCCCGCGCACCCCGGCGGACGTGGTGCTCCTGGCGAACTGGGCGCACGGCCACGGATTCACCTTGAGGGCCAAGGGTTTCCGGCACGGGTGGGCGCCGCTCACCGTCACGCCGGGCACCACCGGCGCGGACCGCGTCGTCCTGGTGGACACCACCCGGCACCTGAAAGCGATGGCGATCCTGCCGGGCGCGGTGCGGACGCAGACCGGGGCGTCGATGGACGACCTGCTGGCGTTCCTGGAGGACGCGGGCCTCGGCGTGGCCAACACGCCCGCTCCCGGCGACCTCACCATCGGCGGCGTGCTGGCGATCAACGGTCACGGCACGTCGATCCCCGCGATCGGCGAGACCCGCACACCCGGCCACACCTACGGCTCCCTGAGCAACATGATCATCTCGCTGACCGCCGTCGTGTGGGACGCCGGCGAATACCGGTTGCGCACCTTCCACCGCGACGAACCGGACTGCGCCGCCCTGCTCACCCACGTGGGGCGCGCGTTCCTCACCGAAGTCACGCTGCGGGTGGGCGCGAACCAGAACCTGCGCTGCGTCAGCCGGATCGACATCCCTACGAGCGAGTTGTTCGCCCCTCCGGGCAGTGGGGCCACGCGCACGTTCGCGAGCTTCCTCGATCGGGCCGGCCGGATCGAGGCGATCTGGTTCGCCTACACCGACCGCCCGTGGCTGAAGGTGTGGAGCGTGTCGCCGAACCGGCCGCTGACGTCCCGACCCGTTGCCGCGCCGTACAACTACCCGTTCTCCGACAACGTCCCCAAGCCCGTCTCCGACCTCGCCGACCAGTTGATCAACGGCGCCTGGTTCCTCACGCCGACGTTCGGCCGGTTGCAGTACACCGCCGCCGTCACCGGGCTGACCGCCACGCTCACCACGGACCTGTGGGGCCCGTCGAAGAACCTCATGCTCTACGTGAAGCCGACCACGCTGCGCGAGACTGCGAACGGGTACGCGGTGCTCACCAGCCGTGCGGAGGTGCAACGCGTCGTCAGCGACTTCGCGGCGTTCTACGAGCAGCTCCTGACCTCCTACGGGGAACGCGGCCTGTTCCCCGTCACGGGCCAGGTGGAGATCCGCGTCGGCGGCCTGGACGACCCGTCGCACGTCGGCGTGCCCGGCGCCCAACCGCCCGCCCTGTCGGCCGTGCGACCCCGTGAGGACCACCTGGAGTGGGACGTGGCGGTGTGGTTCGACGTGCTGACGTTCCCGACCGCGCCCGGTGCGGCGGCGTTCTACCGCGAGTTGGAGCAGTTCTTCTTCACCCGGTACACCGGCGCGTACGCCGCGACCCGCGCCGAGTGGTCCAAGGGCTGGGCCTACACCACCGAGGCGGCGTGGGCGGACCACACGATGCTCACCTCCACCGTGCCCGACTCCTACCGCCAAGGCCCGAACCCGACGTGGGACGCCGCCCTCGCCGCCCTCAACGCGTACGACCCGCACCGCGTGTTCAGCAACCCGTTCCTGGACGTCCTGCTGCCGTGA